A stretch of Brassica napus cultivar Da-Ae chromosome C6, Da-Ae, whole genome shotgun sequence DNA encodes these proteins:
- the LOC125588423 gene encoding uncharacterized protein LOC125588423 — MTGPEIRYPTLEKMALAVVEAARKLHPYFQSHSVEVLTDQPLQTILQNTNRFHADFLVELAPELEHDLTLPNPNWTLHVDGSSTNKGVSARVQLQSPTGELIRQSFSFGFPASNNEAEYESLIAGLRLAKAVKAKHLSAYCDSQLVASQFSNDYDAHNDRMDAYLKIVQGLAAKFEFFELVKVPRGENVCVDALAALGSKLRDQVKRTIPIHRIEKPSIDISMDQTIIIAPVTETDTLDTDGFCPDWRTEFIDYLSKGELPTEKWAARRLKTCSVHYVVLDDELHRWTASKVLLKCIHGDETVRVMAETHEGAGGNHSGGRALAIKVRSLGFFWPTMNADCESYARSYDKCQRHAPSIHCPTEMLRTTIVPYPFI, encoded by the exons ATGACCGGACCAGAAATACGATACCCAACTCTGGAGAAGATGGCACTGGCGGTCGTCGAAGCGGCGAGAAAGCTTCACCCATACTTTCAGTCACATTCGGTGGAAGTATTAACCGACCAGCCCCTCCAAACGATACTCCAAAATACAAACAG GTTTCATGCGGACTTCTTAGTCGAATTGGCCCCGGAGTTGGAGCATGATCTCACACTCCCAAACCCAAACTGGACACTGCATGTCGACGGATCTTCGACTAACAAGGGCGTAAGTGCCAGAGTTCAACTACAGTCCCCGACCGGCGAACTGATCAGACAGTCTTTTAGCTTTGGCTTTCCAGCCTCGAACAACGAAGCAGAATACGAATCTTTGATCGCTGGACTCCGCTTAGCAAAAGCTGTCAAGGCCAAACACCTAAGCGCCTACTGCGACTCGCAGTTAGTTGCCAGTCAGTTTAGCAACGACTACGACGCCCACAACGATCggatggacgcctacctcaaGATAGTACAAGGCTTAGCCGCAAAGTTCGAATTCTTCGAACTCGTCAAAGTTCCCAGAGGAGAAAACGTCTGTGTCGACGCCCTCGCAGCCCTTGGAAGCAAGCTTCGGGACCAAGTTAAACGAACCATTCCAATACACCGCATTGAGAAGCCGAGCATCGATATCTCTATGGACCAAACCATCATCATTGCCCCAGTCACCGAAACCGACACGCTCGATACTGATGGATTTTGCCCTGACTGGCGAACTGAGTTCATCGACTATCTCTCAAAGGGGGAACTTCCAaccgagaaatgggcagcccgccGACTAAAAACATGCAGTGTTCATTATGTCGTCCTAGACGACGAACTCCATCGATGGACTGCGAGTAAAGTACTCCTCAAATGTATCCATGGTGATGAAACGGTCAGGGTTATGGCCGAAACGCACGAAGGTGCTGGAGGAAACCATTCGGGCGGACGAGCATTAGCGATCAAAGTGAGAAGCCTAGGCTTTTTTTGGCCGACGATGAACGCAGATTGTGAGTCCTACGCTAGAAGCTACGACAAATGCCAACGGCACGCACCAAGCATCCATTGTCCAACTGAAATGTTACGAACGACGATCGTGCCGTACCCGTTTATATGA
- the LOC125588424 gene encoding meiosis-specific protein ASY2-like — protein sequence MVMAAEIDVSMSVRVFEELTFTKAEPHGIFSVKMRSSYNVLTGYPNKPKNWQRSYFYIKSDEHAFSEPHGDDYRVLWNKTLGRYFRHLNTIAYPEKFFETAQAIAAQSHLCWPDLTQEWIRRQEARIARVDWESRLPVKQQMLLDEARKMDGVPDLSALLKGKLQLLSKKLTPANVQGSTSSDGGGASKERAPGLVDEGVGAEPSALSPKKKKKSRKAKRKATDEVPLKGTASLDETSEGLEAGKKKGGRKRPYEGATSSVDQEEAPTVGREGATEDLVETDPSEAVPEDRPRKKKKKSIEAEPHPSDVEVTLVDVATRGGVSPETPLERKRKVSTRESGSGSDPAASERSAPDPSTRNVSRSEGSIVKRGRIEFPDRIQFSYDEARLKAIERVRAEHKKANEKAGKEKEILRVKFEDLEGKLKSTGAAKKEISRENTRLEQAAATLEKEKTELLKERDAAVEKLIGERQRLRDSRGLEVTRERERVETAMVEKANRCFGRVRDHFTRLNAFGKAKNLYGQASGTKKCLEMIKASGTEIPQEMIDVFAEQEKLYEAEATKLCVGPLSDSDLTFSPLVLPSRFVEDRCRALFDPYGSKVNLIIPETASRLITSLEITEEPSEEPLVDVTSVPAEHIEVPEGGGLDERPENKNLEEVAEKDNLETGDTPVREKETENVGIEDLVLVLDSSSEGREDEEEEDDRVEEASLSQPVEEEMTNEVGDIDVPPPPAVDSLVPVPTRVEDPTAAATEDSVGPPALGTPGEGDQGFVP from the exons ATGGTGATGGCAGCGGAGATAGACGTTTCGATGAGTGTGAGAGTGTTTGAAGAGTTAACTTTCACGAAGGCTGAGCCGCATGGAATATTCTCAGTGAAGATGCGTTCGAGCTATAACGTCTTGACTGGGTATCCGAACAAGCCGAAAAACTGGCAGCGctcatatttttatatcaagTCCGACGAGCATGCCTTCTCGGAGCCTCATGGGGACGACTATCGCGTGCTATGGAATAAAACGCTTGGTAGATACT TTCGCCACCTGAATACAATCGCATACCCGGAGAAATTCTTCGAGACTGCCCAGGCGATCGCGGCTCAGAGCCATCTCTGTTGGCCTGATCTTACTCAGGAGTGGATAAGGCGTCAAGAAGCTCGGATTGCTAGAG tTGATTGGGAGTCGAGGCTTCCTGTT AAACAGCAAATGCTTCTAGACGAAGCTAGAAAGATGGACGGAGTTCCAGACCTGAGCGCGTTATTGAAGGGGAAGCTGCAATTGCTTTCGAAGAAGTTAACTCCCGCTAATGTGCAAGGATCGACTAGTTCTGACGGTGGCGGAGCTTCCAAAGAGAGAGCACCTGGTTTAGTCGACGAGGGCGTTGGGGCAGAGCCTTCTGCTTTGAgtcccaaaaagaaaaagaagagcaGGAAAGCCAAGAGGAAAGCTACTGATGAGGTTCCTCTTAAAGGGACCGCTTCTCTCGATGAAACTTCTGAGGGTTTGGAAGCAGGGAAGAAAAAGGGAGGAAGGAAGAGGCCTTACGAAGGGGCTACTTCCTCTGTTGATCAAGAAGAGGCGCCGACAGTAGGGCGAGAAGGCGCTACAGAGGATCTCGTCGAGACAGACCCATCCGAGGCGGTGCCTGAGGATCGTcccagaaagaagaagaagaagtctatCGAAGCGGAGCCGCATCCTTCTGATGTTGAGGTGACCCTGGTCGATGTCGCTACAAGAGGTGGCGTTTCTCCTGAAACTCCTctggagaggaagagaaaggTCTCAACGCGAGAGAGTGGTTCTGGGAGTGATCCTGCTGCGAGCGAGAGGTCTGCTCCTGATCCGTCTACGAGAAACGTCTCTCGTTCTGAAGGTTCTATTGTGAAGAGGGGGAGAATCGAGTTCCCCGACCGCATCCAGTTTTCTTATGATGAG GCGAGGTTGAAGGCCATCGAGAGAGTAAGGGCGGAGCATAAGAAAGCTAACGAGAAGGCGGGGAAGGAGAAAGAAATTCTTCGAGTGAAGTTCGAAGACCTGGAGGGTAAGCTCAAATCCACCGGCGCGGCAAAGAAAGAGATTTCCCGAGAGAACACTCGTTTGGAGCAAGCGGCTGCGACCCTTGAGAAGGAGAAGACTGAGCTACTCAAAGAAAGGGACGCTGCAGTAGAGAAATTGATCGGAGAGAGGCAACGCTTGAGGGACTCCCGGGGGTTGGAGGTTACTCGTGAGAGGGAAAGGGTCGAAACTGCTATGGTCGAGAAGGCAAATCGCTGCTTTGGTCGCGTGCGCGACCATTTTACTCGCTTGAACGCCTTTGGGAAAGCGAAGAACCTGTACGGTCAAGCTTCGGGGACGAAGAAGTGCCTCGAGATGATAAAGGCAAGTGGGACAGAGATCCCTCAAGAAATGATCGACGTCTTTGCTGAGCAGGAGAAACTCTATGAGGCGGAGGCTACGAAACTTTGTGTAGGTCCGCTATCTGATAGCGACCTCACTTTTTCTCCGCTGGTTCTTCCTTCTCGTTTCGTCGAGGACAGGTGTAGAGCGTTGTTTGATCCTTATGGATCGAAAGTAAATTTGATCATACCGGAGACGGCTTCTCGGCTCATTACCTCGCTCGAAATTACCGAGGAGCCATCAGAGGAGCCATTGGTTGATGTCACGTCGGTCCCTGCTGAGCACATCGAGGTCCCGGAGGGAGGTGGTCTTGATGAACGTCCAGAGAACAAGAACCTGGAGGAGGTCGCCGAAAAGGACAACCTTGAGACAGGTGATACTCCGGTTCGAGAGAAAGAGACCGAGAATGTGGGCATCGAGGATCTTGTCCTCGTCTTGGATTCTTCCTCTGAAGGACGAGAAGACGAAGAGGAGGAAGACGATAGAGTCGAGGAGGCGTCACTGTCGCAGCCTGTCGAGGAAGAGATGACCAACGAAGTCGGGGATATAGATGTTCCTCCGCCTCCTGCTGTGGACTCTCTTGTCCCTGTTCCTACTCGGGTGGAAGACCCGACTGCTGCCGCTACTGAAGACTCAGTCGGTCCTCCTGCTCTTGGGACACCAGGAGAGGGCGATCAAGGTTTTGTGCCTTGA
- the LOC125588422 gene encoding uncharacterized protein LOC125588422 has translation MGVDLDDIKPSSRTLTGFNGSSETILGAIHLPVRACGVSQTVKLFHLLITSVSSSPVQTKKSKHCEGIKKAARELLVATVKLQRSSLSVNSVSPPTYKVCSQEGEVLELPIDDTDPSRTARIGAYLSEDMQQSVLNFLKTNVSTFAWSMSDMKGIDPAITTHKLNVDQTFKPIRRKRRKLGPDRSKAVNEEVDRLLGAGSIAEDSYPLLNIDHLVESTAGNEMLTFMDAFSGYNQIMMHPDDREKTAFITDRGTYCYKVMPFGLKNAGATYQRLMNKMFADKLGVTMEVYIDDMLVKSLHAADHLPHLQDCFETLNK, from the exons ATGGGAGTCGATCTTGATGACATAAAACCGTCCTCCAGAACATTAACCGGCTTCAACGGATCCTCCGAAACAATACTGGGAGCAATCCACCTTCCGGTACGCGCATGTGGAGTCAGTCAAACTGTCAA GCTATTCCATCTACTTATCACCAGTGTGTCAAGTTCCCCGGTACAGacgaaaaaatcaaaacattgcGAGGGGATCAAAAAAGCCGCTAGGGAACTCCTAGTCGCCACAGTCAAACTCCAACGATCATCTCTATCGGTTAACTCCGTTTCTCCTCCAACCTATAAAGTCTGCTCCCAGGAAGGCGAAGTTCTCGAGTTACCTATTGACGATACCGATCCAAGCCGGACCGCTAGGATTGGTGCGTATCTGTCTGAAGATATGCAGCAGTCAGTTCTCAACTTTCTCAAGACAAATGTGTCCACATTCGCGTGGTCCATGTCAGACATGAAAGGAATTGATCCGGCTATAACAACTCACAAACTAAACGTCGACCAGACATTCAAGCCTATCCGGCGGAAACGACGTAAGCTCGGTCCCGACAGGTCAAAAGCTGTAAACGAAGAGGTCGACCGGTTACTCGGTGCTGGCTCAATTGCTGAG GACAGCTATCCTCTTCTCAACATCGACCATTTAGTCGAGTCCACGGCTGGAAATGAGATGCTcaccttcatggacgctttctctgGGTACAACCAAATCATGATGCACCCCGACGATCGCGAAAAGACGGCCTTTATCACAGATAGAGGAACCTACTGCTATAAGGTCATGCCATTCGGCTTGAAGAACGCAGGAGCAACCTACCAACGGCTTATGAACAAAATGTTTGCAGACAAGCTGGGCGTCACCATGGAAGTATACATCGATGATATGCTTGTCAAGTCGCTACACGCCGCTGATCACCTCCCTCATTTGCAAGATTGCTTCGAAACTCTCAACAAATAA